AGCAAAGCTATAAGCCCCAAATTAAGGTACaggtcaaaataaataaataagaaaaccTAGAAGCCAACTAATAATAGTAACAAAAATAGTCACAACGGCGGATAAATCTTCAAAAATaaaattaccgaaaaaggctttcgccccgctttatattataaagccaaCCGCACAATAAGCATCCAACAAAGACCAACGcaccacaaacacacacacacacacggaggtCCACAGGAGCCAAAGTAGTACATCAAAGGGTCATAGCTGAGGGCACAGCACAACAAGCCCTAAAATCAAAAGACGCACGCCACAATCCGCACAAACGCCAGGCGGACTAATCAGgctcagggggaggaggcggcagcgGGGGAGCCAAGCGGAGCGCCATCGAGCGGAGATCGGAGAGGAGGGCGGTGATGGCGTCCCGGTcctgagggcggctaagcggccgccaaagctgcaggtAACCACACAGTTTAAAGATTGCGTCAGTCGCACGACGAAGGGGCACCTTCTGAATAACAAGCTTATTACGGATGTTCCAAAGCGTCCAGGCAAGAACCCCTACGCACAGCCATCTAATATGGCGGAAGCGGGCAGGGCAGGCGTTAAGCTCAGCAAGCAGGTCGGGGAAGTTGGTATTACACCACTGTCCACCATCCGTTTCGCGGAAACAGGCCCAAAGGAACTGGGCAGGGTGGCACGAGAAAaagatgtggttagcatcctcAACGGTGCCACAGATGGGGCACATTCCATCACCCGGGCCATTTCGCTTGAGGACCTCAACACCCGAGGGGAGCCGGCCACGGATCCATTGCCATAGGAAGATCCGGATCTTCAGCGGGAGACGGATATCCCAGATCAGGCTAAATGGTTCCGGGGCCGACGAGGGAGCAATGGCACCATATAGGGACTTCGTGGAGAAACGTCCGGAAGGCTCGAGGCGCCAGGACAGAGCGTCCCAGTCCTCCGCCACCTCCATCGGTAGAAGAGCAATGTCCTGGAGGAGGGCGTCCCAGGCGGCCACCTCAGGAGGACCAAACGGGCGCCGGAAGGCGAGactccctaagtcaataagggccataTCAACCGATACTCGGGGGTCAACCGCAATGGCAAATAGCTCAGGGAAACGCACCACCAGGAGGGCGTTCCCTAGCCAACGGTCGAGCCAAAACAGGGTCGAGGCTCCGGAGCCAACCGATATACAGGTGCCAATGCGTAGTACGGGCAGGAGCTGGATCACAGACTGCCAGAATTGGGAACCGCCCGTACGTTGGCAAAAGGCGAGAGGCTGGCCACGAAGATATTTATTACGTATGATGGTGAGCCAGAGGCCTCCCTCCCGGTTGGCAATACGCCACAGCCAGCGAGTCAGGAGAGCAATGTTCATGCGTCGGGAagagaggatgccaagacccccctGGTCTTTGGGCTTGCAAATGTACACATGACTTGACTAAAACAAATGTATATCCATATATCAAATTTTCCTTTTTAAACCTAATAATATGTTAGGGAATTTCTTAAGATATTTTGCATCATTCATAAAATGTTTCAACGTTATTTGTACAATGTTTAGCACAAATTCATAAAACATATTGAAAGcacttatttgaaaatatattaatCATTTATTCCAAAAATGTttaacatatataaaaaatattttatatgtaCATAAAAATGTGTATTGTGtatgaaaaagaaaaatctaaacaattattttagaaaatactaatcatgtatttgaaatatataaaaaatgtatATGCGATATTAATGATGTTTACAAAAAATGTATAATGTGTGTAAAAATTAGACATATGTTGAAAAAAGGAAATAAAGGATAAAAAAGTTTATAAAATCATAGAAAACTGGAGAAAATTgaagaatgaaacaaagaaaaatgaagaaaaaatgaaaaaaataaagaggaaaAATGAAACTTGAAGGAAACCTAGGAAAAACCATAGAAAACAGATGCAAGACAGTGAAAAATACGAAAATAACCATAGGGGAAAAAACTTGCGTGCAGTTATAGTTTTGGACTGGCTCAATTCCCTTCGCAGCTGGCGAGAAATGGCATTTGCAGGACCAAGCTGGTTGCGTGTCTTCAATAGTGGGCTGACTTACTAGTATATGGGCATTCTTCTAAGTTGATGTGCTTCAAGATTCAATCCCTTTTTTCCCTTTTAGATTGCTGGGCTTGCTACCCCTCAAAAAAAGATTACTGGGCTTGCTTCAAGCCGAGCAGGAAAAAAAAAGCAGCAAACACTGGACCCCTTCCTAGATATTTTAGAGAATTTtctcaaaaaaaagaagaagatattTAGGAGAAAAACTAAAATGGCGATTCACCGGAAATTCGAGAGCCAACAATCATTTCCCCTCTTGAGTCCTGCTTCTTTCCTTCTTTATTGGTTTATTAGCTTGGCCAGATAAGATATACAACTTTTTTTTGTGGTTGCTGGGGATAAGATCTACAGCTATGTATGGCTATGTCACATGAACGCATGCGAACAAGGTATAATCCATTTTGTTTTGGAAGAGACAAAATTGCATGACTATCTTGTCATAAACTACTGGCGCAACCTTTGTTTAGAAGATATCCACATCATTCCCTCAAAAACAAAAGATATCCACATCACCCCACGTCCTCATTTTTAGCTATAATACAGATATGCGCAGTCATACATGTTCACAAGTGGAGAAGGTTTTAGTCCGTTGGGAAGAGACGAAAATGCCAGACTGTATTTCCTTAATCTAATGGCCAGATCTCCGGGTGTAATGTCTCGTTATTTAGATTATAAGTACACCAATCTAATGGCCAGATCTCCCTGTGCATTGTCTCATTATTTAGACGAAACCCAATCGAATGCACTTAACGACTGAGCTGCACGTGCAGTGTCTCGTTATTTAGATTAGAAGTACAGCATATTCGTACGCTTTCACATGTACCTACAGAATGAATATTCTTTGTGCCACTTGTGAGCGACTAACAGGCAACAGCTGCGTATTACTACTATACTTCACAATCCTAATTGCCACTTAATACGATATCGTGTTTGTCACTAGATTAATTACACCATCTCCTAAGGGATCGATTGTGAAGCATGATCCTGTATTAACCAACCTGCCAAAGTTAttcaacaaaacaaaaacaaaaaaacctaTCAAAGTTATTTAGTCCAATGGTTGCTTGTTATTAGTTCCTCGTAATACAAGGCTGCAACCACCATAGTTGCTAGGCATCTAATCACATGGACCTGATGGGCACATATCTTTTGTTAACTCGGCCTATGGAAAGACTCAACTTAAGCTCTAGTCAGGTCAactttcccctcttcctcctcgaccGTGCGGCTTCATTATAAGTCCGCCTGCAGCTAGCTAGCAAGCAGCAAGGAGACATATATATCTCGTTTCTCTCTTCGCAGTAAGGATTCCCCAAGCTAGTGCTCCTCTCAAGGTTAGTGCTATGCAGCTTGTTATTTCTACATGTCCGCGCAATCATCATGCTAAGTTTTGCCCTTCCTTTTCAAAAACATCATGCTAAATTTTGCCTCCTTATTCTTGTATAAGTTGTTAAGCAACTGTACCACTTTGGTGAAATGAAATATTGTTTTGCAGTTAATACACAACTTGTGGCTCCCTCACATTTCTTAAATCATCAGAAATGGCCACACCAAGCCTCGTACTACCAAAGGAACTACCATATGAATTTTTGAAGAAAATCACGGATGACTTCTCCGATGACCGCAAAATTAGTGATAGTCCATTTGGAATACTTTATAAGGTTAGTTTGATTTTCTCTTGATATTTCCAGTCCTTCCAGTTAAGGTTGATGCCAATATGCTAATATAATATAGAGTATatctatgatattgaacagggaatTAATCCAGATGATGGCAAAGTGATTGCTGTGAAGAAACTTCAGGAAAACGCACCGATGCCACCTAACAAAGCATTTGCGCAAGAGGTTCAGAATGTTATGGCGCTCAAACATGATAACATAGTACAGTTGGTTGGATTCTGCAGTGAAACAACAAAGAGATTGGTGCAGTTTGATAAAAGATATATCCAGGCAGACATTACCGAAAGTTTAATCTGTTATGAATATTTACCCAATGGGAGCCTTCAAAAGAATCTTTTTGGTATGCCATATATTATATGTCTGATTGTTTTGAGTTTATTCTCGTTCTTAGTGTGTACTCGAAGCTATATGGAGCTAGAAAACAACTTTTAGACGTTATTTAGAGTTTTGATCATTTTGTCTAGTTTTTCTTAATGTATGTCTACACTATATAATTTTCTTCCAGACTCTTTATCTTTGTACACTGATATACAGGAACCAAAGGTGACAAGGTTGTCTCTTCGGTCAAACCTGATATTGATTGGGACACACGCTTCACAATAATCAAGGGGATCTGCCATGGTTTACGTTTTCTACACAAGTTGGATATTCCCATCATACATATGGATTTGAAGCCTGAAAATATACTTTTGGATGCAAATATGGTGCCAAAGATCGCAGACTTTGCACTTTCTCGGGTCTTTGGCCAAGAACAAACACGATTGTGCACACAAACAGTTGTGGGATCATAGTAAGCTCATCATAATTTTTTTATAACATTAGGTTTCTTAATTATAACGTAATTGACTTCTGTTCattttactctcgatattttccaTTTAACTTGTTAATGCCAATCAGTGGGTACATGGCTCCAGAATATTTATATAGAGGTGAAATCTCGGCCCAGTCAGACATATATAGTTTAGGATTGGTGATAATCGAGATCACCACGGGAGAGCAGAATTGCCCTGAAAAAGACCAACCATCTGCAAGAAATTTTATTGATAAAGTAAGATAAATACAATTTGATTATTTGAATATTGAACCCCATGTATGTTAAATTTAGTTTGTACATTATCACCGAGCAACTTGATAAAATTTCTGCAGGTACGTGAAAAGTGGACAAAGGAGGAGCACATAGCATCCAAGTACCCATCGTTAGAGTATGGTTGCCTCCAGCAAGTATTAGCATGCATCAATATTGGGCTGAAATGTGTTGCGATTGATCGGAAACTCAGGCCTTCGATTGTCGACATTGTTGACATGCTCAATGGACTAGGTTCAAGATGAATGCAAACATGGTAAGCCCTGAAATTTCTGAACTTCCAGAAAATCTAAATAAGTATCTTAATTTTGCTTTCAAAAGCCTGATCGTGATAGATCCAATAGATGCATGGTTCCATTTATTTTTTAGGTGTAGTAAATACACTCATATTCTCCCATATATGTAACTTTTTTAGATATGTTGATATATTTAAACATTCAAACATCAAAACTGAAATTTATTTAATTTTCTTGTTACCTTGTAAGCAAATCACCACAAACATACACTTGGAAATTATTTTTCACTGATGTAGGATCACCACTTGTTGGTAGGTATTCTTTTTTTTTAACCTTTGACCTCATTAATAATAATAAAAGTAATATGTACAAATCtaatctaaaaagaaaaataaccgGGAACTATCCAACACTAGTATTTTCTAATATTGCGAATACATAAGTCTGAAACTGGTTTCAGATCAAGGAGTTAATCCATTGATCATGTTCTGAGCACTGCCCCTGCGAAAAATAAAACCCTAACCTATCTACTAGCCAAAGCCGAGGCACCATGATTCCCCACCCCACCACCGGCCGCTAGAGCAGTAGGTAGAGGGGAAGGCGAATCTAGTGGCTCGCCGGTGGAGATCAAGAGGTGGAAAGCTTTGCCCTAGTCACCTTGCAAAAGGGGAAAGAAAGACTATATGCCAGCCCATCCGGTAGCCTAGCCAACATCCTCATAGGCATGTTTATGTAATTATTGTGAACTTTAGCTAAATTTGTTCCTTTTTTCTATATATGTGAAAATGATTGTAGTAATATGTTGCACATTAATTTGCTTAATCATGTGTTTTATGCTACACATTTCAGAAGGTTGTGAACTTATAATATATATGTAAATGGCATTTCAGGTCTCCCGTGCTTCCCCCGCGAGAGGAAACTTTTGGGTCCTTTTAAGCTACTGCACGAAGAAATAAAATAAGCTCCATTATTGCAAGAGGACCGTCACCTTAATGTGGAGACATTTAAATTTTATTACTTTCCAAATATTATATCGTTTTCTATCATGCAAACAATTATGTTGTTGGCTCTGATAATGTGTGTTGGAAATAAGAATTTGTTTTCCAAGGTAACTGGATGGTTCCAGTAAAACAATCCATTTAAAAATGAACATgtctttaaaaaaaattattaaGGCATTTCATGCCTGAACTTCAGAAAAAAATTGAACGACAGCCTAGCCATTTCATTGTGAAAAATTCAGTCAAGTCCAGCCCCCCGCGTCGCTACGCATGAGCGACATGGATCGCGACATAGCCACCGCCGGGAAGGAAGTTCCTCCTCCGTCTCCCCTGCCCTTGCCGCCGCCAGGACACGCCGCCGGACAATACCCACGCGGCTGCTGCAGTGGCGGGCTTCTCCCTCCCCGTGACGGAGCTCCCGTTTGGCTGGCTCGTGCGGATGCCAGCACATGGGGTGTCGAGCGGACGGCGGTACGGCCCTTCCGGCGTAGATCCTCATTGGCTCGGGTTGTGGCAGTGGTGTTGCACCTTCATGTCAGGCCGTGGCGCAGTGGATCCGGGCCCTGGCGCTCAGATTTGTTGGGAGCGGGTCATCGGCCTCTAGGGTGCAGTCCAGCTGTGCAGCCGACTGCTCTAAGTGCGCTGGTGGTAGGAGTCTTGCTATGCGTATGACTCTTACTTGTCCGATTTTATACGACATAGCAGATCAAGCCGTTCAACTCCTGATCCAAACGGCAGCACACCACTAGATTAGCCATCGTATAGAGTCTGACAGAGTAAAATCGTACGTACAGTAGTTCCGCTGGTGGTAGGGAGGCAGGTGCAATGGTGTCAGGAGAGCGGATCCGGGGCTACTTTGCCCGGATTCAGTTTGTGGTGGGGCCGGCCAGTGGCGGCTGCATGGGCTGGCTCCTAGCACGGATCCAATGACTAAGCGGTGGGCATCACGATGGTGTGGGTTCGATCTGGCTGCTATGTGAGTTGCTGGTCTTCTCCATAGTAGGGGTGGAGGATAACGGTGTGGAGGCGCCGCACTTGGGAGTGGAGCTCGGTGGAGTGCAGGATGCGGGGCAGCGGTAACATATCAAAGACACTCGTCAAGATGTCCTTGCAACATATCGAAGATGTACCCTGGAAGACACATGTTAAGATGTGCTTCCAACCTATTGAAGTGGGGGTATGCCAAATTATGTCTTGACCGGACACGCCCTACATCAAGAGTCAGTTATCCAAGCAAAGACCCTATCTGTCAGGGGCAGACCAAGCCCAAGAGTTCAGCGGCGGCCAAATTGGCTGGGGGCAAAGGGCCCCACTTAGCCCATCATCGGTCTGCCCCTGCTATGAGTCACGCAAGGGGCCTCGGTAATTAATGTAAAATCATATAAAAACATTGGGCGTCTAATTACTACACCTCTTATATCCCCAACAATATGATCCATGCACCGTATTGACCCTGATGTCACTGGTGTTCAGAATAGCACTTCACGGTCTCCCTGCCCTTAGCCTCTTCGTGGCTCAATCTCCGTGACCCTGGGTACCTGCAGAGACGAAGAACACGAAGGAGACAAGAGACAACTATGAAgtaattttatttcacacatacaaGATGCTAGTTCAAAATACTTTCATCGATCTCTTCAACAAATACATATTGTTGTAGGGCTATGCCTTAACCCATTGCCATACCCAACTACTCACACATGGCTATCAGATCGCAACAAGAAACCATTGAAGAACACATCAGGAGGAAAGCTTTCTTGATAATATGTCCTACAATATTTGCAGGATTTATAGCAAGGTTATAAAGTATGGCTACTTGGGGATGAATGCTGCAGTGATGGTGGAGGCCATGGTGATGGAGATGGGAAATGGTGGCGGCTAGGTTACATATAGCTTCTGGTGGTTAAGATGGAGATTTCAGCGATGAATGTCGATGCTCTGATTCGATTCTAGTGTTGGCACTTTAATAATAGTTGTGTGGTTCGACGAGACGGTGCCGTAGGCACCTCATACGAGCACATGCAGTCGTGTGGCCATCTTGCGCTCTGGTTgccttgttgcacctctcaattggCTATCCTTATCTCCTCTTTGCTCCCTTCTATATATATACTagaacaatgcccgtgcgttgcaacgggatataaatcTTCTAGTATGTTGGCTTGTGATTTACCTGTCTACAATAATGCGATTGTGTAATGATAATAGTtgtgggcggcgaggtcgaggacgATGGGGATGAAAGGGCTGTAATCGGTGATGGTGTCGGCGAGCGACATGGGTGCGGCTAGAAGGGTAGAAGGATGTGTTGGTGGTTCTAGGGAaagagtagaggaagaagaggccGCCGCGGTGGCGGCTCTGGCGATGATAGCGGCCCGACGCTCGAAGtagccgggcggcggcggtgttGGTGGGGTGGGTGGAGCCATACACTAAACCCTAGGATCAAAAAACTGATACCATGATGAATAAAACTATTGCTTGTGTTATGTTTAGCATAGGGTACATGGCTATATATATTGGTACAAACCGACTTAGACTAGATAttacaaaccgaattggactagaaaACTTGTGATCCAAGGAATAGTCTAACAGAAGGAAAAAATTGCAAATCATAAtatgttgtagtagttggataatcatAATTGTTCTCAAATTAAATGGTCAACGACCCTTTTCCTTGTTAGATTACTCATAGTAGGAGTAACATAGTTAGTAGCATGCATTCTATATAGACAAAAAGTATGATGTGGGGAATAATTAAAAAGAAGAGAgagaaatagagtaacataatatgttaccatcaaatAGCGTTTCCCAATGAAAATGACTCTACAAATTAACAAATGAATGTCTCTATCACAGATATGACATTACCCACTATGAAAGCAGTTACATAGAATATAAATATGCATATTACTACtctaagactacccacagtgggagtaataatataggtggtaacatcacacttatctaaataaaatagatgatgtggcaaataATTAATGATGAAAGAGATATATGTAGTAACATAGCTGGTACTCAtattatgagtaacatcacacatacgaAGACAAGAttagtctacaacctaataaatgattAGTCTACATCACACAtactatgagtaacatcacacatatgaaGACAAGAttagtctacaacctaataaatgaagagttgcatgacaccacacatatgttactccccactatagagatagtaacatagactagtaacatatggatG
This portion of the Triticum dicoccoides isolate Atlit2015 ecotype Zavitan chromosome 7A, WEW_v2.0, whole genome shotgun sequence genome encodes:
- the LOC119330833 gene encoding cysteine-rich receptor-like protein kinase 6, which translates into the protein MATPSLVLPKELPYEFLKKITDDFSDDRKISDSPFGILYKGINPDDGKVIAVKKLQENAPMPPNKAFAQEVQNVMALKHDNIVQLVGFCSETTKRLVQFDKRYIQADITESLICYEYLPNGSLQKNLFGTKGDKVVSSVKPDIDWDTRFTIIKGICHGLRFLHKLDIPIIHMDLKPENILLDANMVPKIADFALSRVFGQEQTRLCTQTVVGSYGYMAPEYLYRGEISAQSDIYSLGLVIIEITTGEQNCPEKDQPSARNFIDKVREKWTKEEHIASKYPSLEYGCLQQVLACINIGLKCVAIDRKLRPSIVDIVDMLNGLGSR